The Arabidopsis thaliana chromosome 5, partial sequence genomic interval TATTACCTTGTTAACAAATGGTTCAAGAACAGAAATGATTGTAACAAGAGAAGGATCTAAACCGATTTCTTCACGAGCTTCTCTCAACGCAGTAGCTATATCATCTTTATCTTCTTGGTCTCTTTTTCCTCCAGGCAATGCTACTTcccctgtttttttttaacaatttcctctgtttctagtttaaagatgaaaactttacTAAAAAGAGTAATGTcttaaaagagattttgattttaccaggatgagaagagagagtagTAGATCGTTTGGTTAAGATTACGCGTAGCTcgtttttgtcttctctttgttcttgGTATAGACAAACTAATACAGCTGAAGATTTTGCAGGAAAATGTTGACGAGGATGAGTTTGGCAATTTTGAAACAGTTTGATCAGATTTTGCAATTCTGTAGaatctgttgttgttgaagacaTATTAACAGAGACTTCAactatgtttcttcttcttcttcttcttcagatctGAATAAAGCGACTTTGTTTTAGTAACAGATCCATATCTTTATTTACaaggaaagaagaatcagaTTTGTTAGAGTGGACAACAAATATTTAGTAGATCATATGGACAACAATAGCCCATTGTCATTTTAAATTGGCATATTGTAAATTCATTTGACTAAATTACTATAGTTAAgaatttaatttcattttcaataaaagttttttctacaaattaattcctgtaaaattttaattattctattcatttacaaaaatatttttcctcaccaaaaaaaaatttacaaaaatattttttgactTGTCGTTTACTCAACattagtttcaaaaaaaaaccgGGACGGTAAAATTGATGGTAAGAGTGTGCATCTTGACCGATTTGAACCAATTGAACCCAAAGAGATTCAAACTGaactaaaattatatgtacAAACCATGTgattaacctttttttttttttgaaagaggGTTAATTCAAATATGAGTGATTAACCTATCTTCGACCCAAACGGTTAGGAGAATATATGttcaaattatttgattaaccTATCTTTAACCCAAATGATTTAGATTGGTTtgaaaccgaaccaaaccaataGCTCAATCATGAATAAGATGATTTAGTGTAGCTTggttgtatttttcttttcaaatatataagtgaaaatatgtattaaattcaaagaaaattattagaaaatatataaaaaccaagaaaataacttattttggatttttttttttttttttaagtgaacTCGAACCCATAATTTTTCTTAGTCAGTGTTCttctattgattttctttattttgataaagatTATTATTCTACTGATTtacaatgaataaaataaaaaagagagtagaTCTGTTTCCTTATCCACAATAATTCAATTTGGTAGTGAATTACAATTATACGAGTAAGTAACAGTCGATCGTGAGAGAGCAAGAGATATAGAAAAGTGGGTGATGTGTCTAATAAATATAGGTCACACAACCACCTAATCTTACGAATCATTCTACTCTCCATATTTAAAGTTATATAGCAATCAATGTCAGCTACATTTTCTTacgtatcttttttttggttataatatGCCATGAttcttgaaaattttaattcttGATTCATAGAATTGTATACTAAAGGTTGGgatttatcataataatgGAAACATGAATTCTATATTAATACATAATGAACTGGATTCTAGAATAATACAGAGATTTGGGTACTGGATTAAatcgaaaaaataaaactatactGTTTGATAGGTACATTTAGATAACTATTGTCCtggtattattttttaaattttttatttttaaatctgtcgcattttgtttttcctcaagtattaaaaagtaagaaatGGTATCCAATTTTGAACCGAAACTGCATTAAATAAACTGACCCGACCTTGTGTGTGTAAATGTATAGAGTAGACACACATTAATAGTTGAAAAAGGGCAATGCTAATTGTTAGTGACCCTAATTAATACTCCGGCAAGGATATATGACCATTCTCTAACTGTTATGTTCCAACACATTAGGTGACCTAAAACTGTTTGGAAACTTTCATGTCACTTAATAAGTAATAACAAAGCCCATGTCAACATccttttttatgtgtttttccccaacattttggtttaattaatcactcattattatatattacttaCCTGATGAATTAGCTATCTGATGAAAGTTTCGTTAGAAATATTTACATGATTAAACacttaaagattaaaaaaacaaaaaattcgaTGAGATATCAGctaagaaaagagagaaaaagataagGCTAAAAAGTTTATGGCtgtaatataatatataataaattaaacagaaaaaaacttgaaaaaatctAAGAGGAGTAATTAATATTGAAGGAAGACAGATGAAACAATTGtataaaaaatgaatgatagaaattatttatcaactataatctttttttgaaaatctattGTTTGTAGATTATAATGAACAATATTTCGTTTCTATTAAGGTAAAAATTACAACACCATAGAGAGGACAACTTAGCTAAATGACCATCAACATTGAATAAATTAGGTTTGAATGATTAAatcctttaacaaaaagtaGGTAAATGTTTATGGAACATTCTTATTAAAaaagcatttttattttctcaagaaatataaaagaatgatatttcttttctttttgcccAACactatgtttttataaattaaatgtttgtatataaaatagtcCCAAACAACAAACTAGGCGTACAACGGCATGTTATTCAAATAAATAGCACTCTGAttacgtgtttttttttttgcaataaaaaaattcataaacttAATTAACTCTCTCAAAATggttacatatatatctacCAACTTGACTTAAAAGGAAGAATGATCTGACTTCTGAGTTCTGAAATTCATATTTAACAAATTATCCATAAATGATGTGTTGGACACCTATTAACAAATTAGCCTCTAGTGTACATGTTAGACACCGACGTATTACTTCTTGGTCTCTATCCAATAAACATTTGGCAAGGATCTTAAATATGTATAACTATTTGATGTATAAGTCTGTTAATTGTGAATGTTAAGACCGAGAGTATAAAAGAGCTTGTTACCAGTTTAAGTCATTATTTATGTATCTTTATTCCCATCATGGCCAAAAATGGCTGCGTTAATTACTCCACCGCAACACGACACTTAAACCTAATACTTAAATGATAGTAGATAAGTTGGATATGGAATAATGGATACAATCCtcacaaaataaatacaatttagAACAGAGAATGTTTGATTGCTTGatgttttaacattttataaaattctgTTCTTTGGCAAAAGTGTCGTTCGGTGGTTTACTTTCACTTTATTAGTAAAGACGGTGAcagtaatttatatatatatatatatatatatatatatatatatatatgactttCTAAATTTGGAAGGTTAGTATGAAATTTGGTTCAGAAGAAGCTACAATTCATCTAGTCGGTGAAAATAATTGTTGTTGTAGTCAAACCAAAATTACTTAcatgatttcatttttatatagttaaaagttaaagtttgttatattattaCTTATATGTTCGGATTTAGATCTGAAGAGAGCAGTACGGATTTAAAGCCCAAAATTGTACATTATTTCACGAATATAAATcccatatatatgttttttttttctcaaggAAATCccatatatatgtaagatACCATAAATAGATTATTTGAAAGACAAGAAAATCATGAAGATATgatatatcaacaaaaaattaacacaagaagtcaaattaaatttctCTGTTGGCCACTTTACATTATGTCTCAACCAACAACAGAACGCCAAgctgtccaaaaaaaaaaaaaaaaaaacccctcaagagtctatatatataacaacatTCTCAACACAAACCATATGACATTTACATTCTC includes:
- the NUDT11 gene encoding nudix hydrolase homolog 11 (nudix hydrolase homolog 11 (NUDT11); CONTAINS InterPro DOMAIN/s: NUDIX hydrolase domain-like (InterPro:IPR015797), NUDIX hydrolase domain (InterPro:IPR000086); BEST Arabidopsis thaliana protein match is: nudix hydrolase homolog 15 (TAIR:AT1G28960.2); Has 30201 Blast hits to 17322 proteins in 780 species: Archae - 12; Bacteria - 1396; Metazoa - 17338; Fungi - 3422; Plants - 5037; Viruses - 0; Other Eukaryotes - 2996 (source: NCBI BLink).); protein product: MSSTTTDSTELQNLIKLFQNCQTHPRQHFPAKSSAVLVCLYQEQREDKNELRVILTKRSTTLSSHPGEVALPGGKRDQEDKDDIATALREAREEIGLDPSLVTIISVLEPFVNKKGMSVAPVIGFLHDKKAFKQLPNPAEVEEIFDVPLEMFLKKQASRGTRA
- the NUDT11 gene encoding nudix hydrolase homolog 11, producing the protein MSSTTTDSTELQNLIKLFQNCQTHPRQHFPAKSSAVLVCLYQEQREDKNELRVILTKRSTTLSSHPGEVALPGGKRDQEDKDDIATALREAREEIGLDPSLVTIISVLEPFVNKKGMSVAPVIGFLHDKKAFKQLPNPAEVEEIFDVPLEMFLKVLELENPLFPLNSIAKP
- the NUDT11 gene encoding nudix hydrolase homolog 11 (nudix hydrolase homolog 11 (NUDT11); FUNCTIONS IN: hydrolase activity, NAD+ diphosphatase activity, CoA pyrophosphatase activity; INVOLVED IN: multicellular organismal development; LOCATED IN: cytosol; EXPRESSED IN: 27 plant structures; EXPRESSED DURING: 13 growth stages; CONTAINS InterPro DOMAIN/s: NUDIX hydrolase domain-like (InterPro:IPR015797), NUDIX hydrolase domain (InterPro:IPR000086); BEST Arabidopsis thaliana protein match is: nudix hydrolase homolog 15 (TAIR:AT1G28960.5); Has 3666 Blast hits to 3665 proteins in 1325 species: Archae - 59; Bacteria - 2305; Metazoa - 169; Fungi - 188; Plants - 101; Viruses - 0; Other Eukaryotes - 844 (source: NCBI BLink).) — translated: MSSTTTDSTELQNLIKLFQNCQTHPRQHFPAKSSAVLVCLYQEQREDKNELRVILTKRSTTLSSHPGEVALPGGKRDQEDKDDIATALREAREEIGLDPSLVTIISVLEPFVNKKGMSVAPVIGFLHDKKAFKQLPNPAEVEEIFDVPLEMFLKDRNRRAEEREHEGERYLLQYFDYYSEDKERSFIIWALTAGILIRVASIVYQRLPEFQERKPSFWNQPN